A genomic region of Phragmites australis chromosome 2, lpPhrAust1.1, whole genome shotgun sequence contains the following coding sequences:
- the LOC133908942 gene encoding uncharacterized protein LOC133908942, producing the protein MAADAQAEGPAPAEKRALSGDGGEEERRPPEPKRGRACVAALDGVPGGGAGGGGRACLRLWADDASFSFQHARAGFVALETTPKIGSFNPPAAALPSFFDLLLLSSNHVGQLFGLFHFVLQLWKA; encoded by the coding sequence ATGGCGGCGGACGCCCAGGCCGAGGGCCCCGCGCCCGCGGAGAAGCGCGCTCTCTCGGGggacggcggggaggaggagcggcggccGCCCGAGCCGAAGCGGGGCCGCGCGTGCGTCGCCGCGCTCGATGGCGTCCCCGGCGGCGGAGCTGGAGGAGGTGGACGGGCCTGCCTCAGGCTGTGGGCCGATGACGCGTCGTTCTCGTTCCAGCATGCGCGGGCCGGGTTCGTGGCCCTGGAGACGACGCCCAAGATCGGGTCCTTCAACCCGCCCGCGGCCGCACTTCCTAGCTTCTTTGATTTGCTTTTACTAAGCAGTAATCATGTGGGGCAATTATTTGGATTGTTTCATTTTGTGCTTCAACTTTGGAAGGCATAA
- the LOC133910131 gene encoding probable auxin efflux carrier component 9: protein MIPGSAVYHVVEAMAPLYTAAVLGYASVRWLKAFSDEQCAGINHFVALYAVPVLIFHMVSTNDPYHMNERLIAADTLHKAVMLLALTAWALWAVFRRRRGDEKEAAPPPLKWVVTNFSVASLPNTIIMGVPLLNGMYGPVSGGLMKQIVVMQFCIWYNVVIFLYEFMAARDDGAKISPESPVAVVEKSARDQNGGDVSAEGSRYEVAVNIEITEVASAAPSSTAQDSVDVADTTAVAKEVSTGVTMEVSRPAAPAVMHVVWMAGKKLLKIPNTYASFLGLIWSLIAFKADIKMPKIIDNSLFIIYTTAVGLSMFASGTFIARQSRFVPCGYKVASLSMVLKFLIGPVVMLLASLAIGMHGTLLHIAVVQAALPLAVTSFVYAEEYKVHADIMSTGVILGIFISLPVTIVYYILLGQ from the exons ATGATCCCGGGCTCGGCCGTGTACCATGTCGTGGAGGCGATGGCGCCGCTGTACACGGCGGCGGTGCTGGGCTACGCGTCCGTGCGGTGGCTCAAGGCCTTCTCCGACGAGCAATGCGCGGGCATCAACCACTTCGTCGCGCTCTACGCCGTGCCGGTGCTCATCTTCCACATGGTCTCCACCAACGACCCCTACCACATGAACGAGCGCCTCATCGCCGCCGACACGCTGCACAAGGCGGTCATGCTGCTCGCCCTCACGGCGTGGGCACTCTGGGCCGTCTTCCGCAGGCGCAGGGGCGACGAGAaggaggcggcgccgccgccgctgaagTGGGTGGTGACCAACTTCTCCGTGGCGTCGCTGCCCAACACCATCATCATGGGCGTGCCGCTCCTCAACGGCATGTACGGGCCGGTGTCGGGCGGTCTCATGAAGCAGATCGTCGTTATGCAGTTCTGCATCTGGTACAACGTCGTCATTTTCCTGTACGAGTTCATGGCGGCGAGGGATGACGGAGCCAAGATCAGCCCTGAGTCACCCGTGGCGGTGGTGGAGAAGTCCGCGCGTGACCAGAACGGCGGCGATGTTTCGGCCGAGGGGAGTCGTTACGAGGTGGCCGTAAACATTGAGATCACGGAGGTGGCGTCGGCTGCGCCGTCGTCCACGGCACAAGACAGCGTCGATGTGGCCGACACTACGGCGGTCGCCAAGGAGGTGAGCACAGGTGTCACGATGGAGGTTTCGCGGCCTGCTGCGCCCGCGGTGATGCACGTCGTATGGATGGCAGGAAAGAAGCTTCTCAAGATTCCGAATACCTATGCGAGCTTCCTTGGCCTCATCTGGTCTCTAATCGCATTCAA GGCTGATATCAAGATGCCAAAAATTATCGACAACTCTCTGTTCATCATATACACAACCGCCGTTGGGCTAAGCATGTTCGCTTCAG GGACGTTCATAGCGCGGCAATCACGGTTTGTTCCGTGCGGGTATAAAGTTGCGTCGCTCTCCATGGTGCTCAAGTTCTTGATAGGGCCGGTGGTCATGCTGCTCGCCTCGCTCGCCATCGGAATGCATGGCACCCTTCTGCACATTGCTGTCGTACAG GCGGCTCTCCCCCTGGCCGTAACTTCGTTCGTGTACGCCGAGGAGTACAAGGTCCACGCGGACATCATGAGCACTGG GGTTATTCTTGGGATATTTATATCTCTACCCGTTACCATTGTGTACTATATTTTGCTGGGGCAGTAA
- the LOC133908943 gene encoding EID1-like F-box protein 3, with the protein MSECTRDKRQLCGASSGADGSRIGSASYRDGNGGGAIGVARTSDVNTGILDEQVLVLVFRSIKFDPKALCTVACVSRRLRAVAERVLWRELCISRAPRMVASLTGVAVGGGAGAGPPPPRRIAGGWPALAKLLLFCCGAAAAAVPGHFMGVSRFSKSSGRSFLSRQCQGDLLYVSDPCEHAMPGTDDDVGVYRGVFRGFMRSRTGACLVGRQAALDARLRCPYCGARVWSMVAAGLVPHSAWRRLGAYEGRVEYYVCVSGHLHGNCWLARLTSSEGEHGGDSDDSDDASTEEDGHVAL; encoded by the coding sequence ATGAGCGAGTGCACTCGGGACAAGCGCCAGTTGTGTGGCGCGTCGAGCGGCGCCGATGGGAGTCGCATTGGCAGCGCGAGCTATCGGGATGgcaacggcggaggcgccattGGGGTGGCGCGGACCAGCGACGTTAACACGGGGATCCTGGACGAGcaggtgctggtgctggtgttCCGGTCCATCAAATTTGACCCGAAGGCGCTGTGCACCGTGGCCTGCGTCAGCCGGCGGCTGCGGGCCGTCGCGGAGCGGGTGCTGTGGCGGGAGCTCTGCATCTCCCGGGCGCCGCGGATGGTGGCCTCGCTCACGGGGGTCGCGgtgggcggcggcgccggagcgGGGCCGCCCCCGCCGAGGCGCATTGCCGGCGGGTGGCCGGCGCTGGCGAAgctgctcctcttctgctgcggcgcggcggcggcggccgtgccGGGGCACTTCATGGGGGTGTCGCGCTTCTCCAAGTCGTCGGGGCGGAGCTTCCTGTCGCGGCAGTGCCAGGGGGACCTGCTGTACGTGTCGGACCCCTGCGAGCACGCGATGCCCGGCACGGACGACGACGTTGGCGTCTACCGCGGCGTGTTCCGCGGGTTCATGCGGTCCCGGACGGGGGCCTGCCTGGTGGGTCGGCAGGCCGCGCTGGACGCGCGCCTGCGCTGCCCTTACTGCGGTGCGCGCGTCTGGAGCATGGTGGCCGCGGGGTTGGTGCCCCACAGCGCGTGGCGCAGGCTGGGCGCCTACGAGGGCCGCGTCGAGTACTACGTCTGCGTCAGCGGCCACCTCCACGGCAACTGCTGGCTCGCGCGCCTCACCTCCAGCGAAGGCGAGCACGGTGGCGACTCCGACGATTCCGACGACGCGTCAACGGAAGAAGACGGCCATGTCGCGCTGTAA